In Magnetospirillum sp. XM-1, a single window of DNA contains:
- the frr gene encoding ribosome recycling factor, with the protein MSAPTNWNDLKKDVTRRMDSAVEVLKKEFSGLRSGRASTNLLDPVVVEAYGQTMPLSQCGTVGVPEPRMLTVQVWDKGQVKAVEKAIRDAGLGLNPQTDGQMIRVPIPPLNEERRKELQKVAGKYAEQARVSVRNVRRDGMDSLKKMEKDGHISEDEIKKHEKEIQTITDNTVKSIDEHLAHKEKEIMQV; encoded by the coding sequence GTGTCCGCTCCGACCAACTGGAATGACCTCAAGAAGGACGTCACCCGGCGCATGGACAGTGCCGTCGAGGTGTTGAAGAAGGAATTCTCCGGCCTGCGTTCCGGCCGCGCCTCCACCAACCTGCTGGACCCGGTGGTGGTCGAGGCCTATGGCCAGACCATGCCGCTGTCCCAGTGCGGCACCGTCGGCGTTCCCGAGCCGCGCATGCTGACCGTGCAGGTGTGGGACAAGGGCCAGGTCAAGGCGGTCGAGAAGGCCATCCGCGACGCCGGCCTCGGCCTCAATCCCCAGACCGACGGCCAGATGATCCGCGTGCCGATTCCGCCGCTGAACGAGGAGCGCCGCAAGGAGCTGCAGAAGGTCGCCGGCAAGTATGCCGAGCAGGCCCGCGTCTCGGTGCGCAACGTGCGCCGCGATGGCATGGACAGCTTGAAGAAGATGGAAAAGGACGGCCACATCTCCGAGGACGAGATCAAGAAGCACGAAAAGGAAATCCAGACCATCACCGACAACACGGTGAAGTCCATCGACGAGCACCTGGCTCATAAGGAAAAGGAAATCATGCAGGTTTAA
- the pyrH gene encoding UMP kinase — protein MASDAKFRRVLLKISGEGLMGTREYGLDPETVDRIAREVKSVRDLGVEVCVVIGGGNIFRGVSGASTGMERAAADNMGMLATVINALSVQNALEKVGVETRVQSAIVMPTVCEAFIRRRAIRHLEKGRVVIFAAGTGNPFFTTDTAAALRAVEMGCDALLKATQVDGVYSADPKKVKDATRYDRLTFNEVLARDLAVMDTSAIALCRENKVPIVVFDLHRPGAFAETVSGRGLFTIIAND, from the coding sequence ATGGCCAGCGACGCCAAATTCCGCCGCGTTCTCCTCAAGATTTCGGGCGAAGGCCTGATGGGAACGCGGGAGTACGGACTTGATCCCGAGACCGTCGACCGCATCGCCCGCGAGGTGAAGTCCGTCCGGGACCTCGGCGTCGAGGTCTGCGTCGTCATCGGCGGCGGCAACATCTTCCGCGGCGTGTCGGGCGCCTCCACCGGCATGGAGCGCGCCGCGGCCGACAACATGGGCATGCTGGCCACGGTCATCAACGCGCTTTCGGTGCAGAACGCCCTGGAAAAGGTCGGCGTCGAGACCCGCGTGCAGTCGGCCATCGTCATGCCGACCGTGTGCGAGGCCTTCATCCGCCGCCGCGCCATCCGTCACCTGGAAAAGGGCAGGGTGGTGATTTTCGCCGCCGGCACCGGCAACCCGTTCTTCACCACCGACACTGCGGCCGCGCTACGCGCCGTCGAGATGGGCTGCGACGCGCTGCTGAAGGCCACCCAGGTGGACGGCGTCTATTCCGCCGATCCCAAGAAGGTCAAGGACGCTACCCGTTACGACCGTCTGACCTTCAACGAAGTCCTGGCCCGCGACCTGGCGGTCATGGACACTTCGGCCATCGCGCTGTGCCGCGAAAACAAGGTTCCCATCGTGGTGTTCGACCTGCACCGGCCCGGCGCATTCGCCGAAACGGTCTCGGGACGCGGCCTGTTCACCATCATCGCCAACGACTAG
- the mepA gene encoding penicillin-insensitive murein endopeptidase: MHVLARLLTLSALVLGTGAAAAESGRGDWSKVGAPASGPASVIGSPAAGCLKGAVALAEDEHAFQVLRPQRNRNWGHPATIRFIKELAQVAKGDGIAGPLLIGDLAQPRGGPMPVGHGSHQNGLDVDIWFRLPSKPLSRAEIEAPKPVSMVYGTEIDEDQWTPAQARLLELAARAPQVDRIFVNPAIKQAMCRAVPAGGDRDWLRKLRPWWGHDEHFHVRLSCPADSPDCERQKPMPEGDGCGDELASWSARPTWPAPSPKPHHQSRPLPDACAGLFRKG, from the coding sequence ATGCATGTTCTGGCCCGCTTGCTGACGCTGTCCGCCCTGGTGCTGGGGACGGGGGCGGCGGCAGCCGAATCCGGACGCGGCGACTGGTCCAAGGTGGGGGCGCCGGCCTCGGGCCCCGCCTCGGTGATCGGCTCGCCCGCCGCCGGCTGCCTCAAGGGCGCCGTGGCCCTGGCCGAGGACGAGCATGCCTTCCAGGTACTGCGCCCGCAGCGCAACCGCAACTGGGGCCATCCCGCCACCATCCGTTTCATCAAGGAGCTGGCCCAGGTCGCCAAGGGCGACGGGATCGCCGGACCGCTGCTGATCGGCGATCTGGCGCAGCCGCGCGGCGGCCCCATGCCGGTCGGCCACGGCAGCCACCAGAACGGCCTGGACGTGGACATCTGGTTCCGCCTGCCGTCCAAGCCGCTGAGCCGTGCCGAGATCGAGGCGCCCAAGCCGGTCTCCATGGTCTACGGCACCGAGATCGACGAGGACCAGTGGACCCCGGCCCAGGCCCGGCTGCTGGAACTGGCGGCCCGGGCGCCCCAGGTGGACCGCATCTTCGTCAATCCGGCCATCAAGCAGGCCATGTGCCGCGCCGTTCCGGCCGGCGGCGACCGGGACTGGCTGCGCAAGCTGCGGCCCTGGTGGGGGCATGACGAGCACTTCCACGTGCGGCTGTCGTGTCCCGCCGACAGCCCCGATTGCGAACGCCAGAAGCCCATGCCCGAGGGCGACGGCTGCGGCGACGAACTGGCCTCGTGGTCGGCCAGGCCCACCTGGCCGGCGCCGTCGCCCAAGCCCCATCACCAGTCCCGTCCGCTCCCCGACGCCTGCGCCGGGTTGTTCCGCAAGGGGTGA
- a CDS encoding isoprenyl transferase, with translation MEPMLSPADQPPPPVHVAIIMDGNGRWAKARGLPRTAGHKRGAEAVRRTVEAAREMGVSYLTLYAFSSENWKRPAGEITDLMGLLRLYLRNEVNNLHKNGIRLKVIGDRNRLGADIVRLIEDSEAKTAGNTALTLLLALSYGGRQEIVEAARALAREVAEGRISPDAVDEDAITARLTTAGVPDPDLIIRTSGEQRISNFLLWQGAYAELVFLDTLWPDFGRTDLEAAIRDFHGRDRRFGTAR, from the coding sequence ATGGAGCCCATGCTTTCCCCTGCCGACCAGCCGCCGCCGCCGGTCCACGTCGCCATCATCATGGATGGCAACGGGCGCTGGGCGAAGGCGCGCGGCTTGCCGCGCACCGCCGGCCACAAGCGGGGCGCCGAGGCCGTGCGCCGTACGGTCGAGGCCGCGCGGGAGATGGGCGTTTCCTACCTGACGCTGTACGCCTTTTCCTCCGAGAACTGGAAGCGCCCGGCCGGCGAGATCACCGACCTGATGGGTCTGCTGCGCCTCTACCTGCGCAACGAGGTCAACAACCTCCACAAGAACGGCATCCGCCTCAAGGTGATCGGCGACCGCAATCGCCTGGGCGCCGACATCGTCCGCCTGATCGAGGATTCCGAGGCCAAGACCGCCGGCAATACGGCGCTCACCCTGCTGCTGGCCCTGTCCTACGGCGGGCGCCAAGAGATCGTCGAGGCGGCGCGCGCCCTGGCCCGCGAGGTGGCCGAGGGGCGCATCTCTCCCGATGCCGTGGACGAGGATGCCATTACCGCCCGCCTGACCACCGCCGGCGTGCCCGATCCCGACCTGATCATCCGCACCAGCGGCGAGCAGCGTATCAGCAACTTCCTGCTGTGGCAGGGCGCTTACGCCGAACTGGTGTTCCTGGACACCCTGTGGCCCGATTTCGGACGGACCGATCTGGAAGCCGCCATTCGCGACTTCCACGGCCGCGACCGCCGTTTCGGAACGGCCAGGTAA
- the tsf gene encoding translation elongation factor Ts gives MAEITASLVKELREKTGAGMMDCKKALGETAGDVEAAIDWLRKKGLAAAAKKAGRVAAEGLVGIAAAGNKGVAVEVNAETDFVARNDQFQGFVSAVAAVALDKGADIEAIKTAACPGTDKNVADQLTHLIATIGENMSLRRAVRLEVSAGVVASYVHTSIAPGLGKIGCLVALESTGNADRLAEVGKQIAMHVAAANPQFLDPSVVDTSALDREKAVLTEQAQASGKPAAVIEKMVEGRIRKYYEEVCLTEQVYVIDQENKISKVVENLAKELGTPVKLTGFARFALGEGIEKEVSDFAAEVAAQAGTKSAG, from the coding sequence ATGGCCGAGATTACCGCTTCGCTGGTCAAGGAACTGCGCGAGAAGACCGGCGCCGGCATGATGGACTGCAAGAAGGCGCTGGGCGAGACCGCCGGCGACGTCGAAGCCGCCATCGACTGGCTGCGCAAGAAGGGCCTGGCCGCCGCCGCCAAGAAGGCTGGCCGCGTCGCCGCCGAGGGTCTGGTCGGCATCGCCGCCGCCGGCAACAAGGGCGTGGCCGTCGAAGTCAACGCCGAGACCGACTTCGTCGCCCGCAACGACCAGTTCCAGGGCTTCGTGTCGGCCGTCGCCGCCGTGGCGCTGGACAAGGGCGCCGACATCGAGGCCATCAAGACCGCCGCTTGCCCCGGCACCGACAAGAACGTCGCCGACCAGCTGACCCATCTGATCGCCACCATCGGCGAGAACATGTCGCTGCGCCGCGCCGTGCGTCTGGAAGTGTCGGCCGGCGTGGTCGCCTCCTATGTCCACACCTCCATCGCTCCCGGCCTGGGCAAGATCGGTTGCCTGGTGGCGCTGGAGTCCACCGGCAACGCCGACCGTCTGGCCGAGGTGGGCAAGCAGATCGCCATGCACGTGGCGGCCGCCAACCCGCAGTTCCTGGATCCGTCGGTGGTCGACACCTCGGCTCTCGACCGCGAGAAGGCCGTGCTGACCGAGCAGGCCCAGGCTTCGGGCAAGCCCGCCGCCGTCATCGAGAAGATGGTCGAAGGCCGCATCCGCAAGTACTACGAGGAAGTCTGCCTGACCGAGCAGGTCTACGTCATCGACCAGGAGAACAAGATCTCCAAGGTCGTCGAGAACCTGGCCAAGGAGCTGGGCACCCCGGTCAAGCTGACCGGCTTTGCCCGCTTCGCGCTGGGCGAGGGCATCGAGAAGGAAGTCTCCGACTTCGCCGCCGAGGTGGCCGCCCAGGCCGGCACCAAGTCGGCCGGCTGA
- a CDS encoding HD-GYP domain-containing protein — MICLHDEIKGDDSLGGLSRIAIALYDESSDILKTFIHSSDGESPLDHSTAKLSEMPGLKRLVTMGGRRTLNDLAKVAAAGQDHAARLVAAGYLSSYTMPIQSKGVFYGFLFLNSFEAGFFTPQVLHRLRPYAELIAQIIMRELDTVRMMQAAVKVIRQVSTVRDEETGAHLARMARYTRAIALKLAPGVGLTDEYVEYLFQFAPLHDLGKISVPDHILLKPGRLTPEEYNVMKGHVARGVEIVDLMVGDMGLQSLPHFHMLRNVIAYHHEAMDGSGYPYGLKGTEIPLEARIAAVADVFDALTSARPYKEPWTNDAAFDLLQSQAGVKFDPDCVAALIDSVATIGDIQARFDETVFD; from the coding sequence TTGATTTGTCTTCACGACGAGATCAAGGGCGACGATTCCCTGGGCGGCCTCAGCCGCATCGCCATCGCGCTTTACGACGAGTCGTCGGACATCCTCAAGACCTTCATCCATTCCAGCGACGGCGAGAGCCCGCTGGACCATTCCACCGCCAAGCTGTCGGAAATGCCGGGCCTGAAGCGGCTGGTCACCATGGGCGGGCGGCGGACGCTGAACGATCTGGCCAAGGTGGCCGCCGCCGGACAGGACCACGCCGCGCGTCTGGTGGCCGCCGGCTACCTGTCCAGCTACACCATGCCCATCCAGTCCAAGGGGGTGTTTTACGGCTTCCTGTTCCTCAATTCGTTCGAGGCGGGATTCTTCACCCCCCAGGTGCTCCACCGCCTGCGGCCCTATGCCGAGCTGATCGCCCAGATCATCATGCGCGAGCTCGACACCGTGCGGATGATGCAGGCGGCGGTGAAGGTGATCCGCCAGGTCTCGACCGTGCGCGACGAGGAGACCGGCGCCCATCTGGCGCGCATGGCCCGCTATACTCGGGCGATCGCCCTGAAGCTGGCGCCCGGCGTCGGCCTGACCGACGAATACGTGGAATATCTGTTCCAGTTCGCACCGCTGCATGACCTGGGCAAGATTTCGGTGCCCGACCACATCTTGCTCAAGCCGGGGCGGCTGACGCCCGAGGAATACAACGTCATGAAGGGCCACGTGGCCCGGGGCGTGGAAATCGTCGACCTGATGGTCGGCGACATGGGGCTGCAGTCCTTGCCGCATTTCCACATGCTGCGCAACGTCATCGCCTATCATCACGAGGCCATGGACGGCAGCGGCTATCCCTACGGCCTGAAGGGGACCGAGATTCCGCTCGAGGCCCGCATCGCCGCCGTGGCCGACGTGTTCGACGCGCTGACCTCGGCCAGGCCCTACAAGGAGCCGTGGACCAACGACGCCGCCTTCGACCTGCTGCAAAGCCAGGCCGGGGTGAAGTTCGATCCCGATTGCGTCGCCGCCCTTATCGACAGCGTCGCCACGATCGGCGATATTCAGGCCCGGTTCGACGAGACGGTATTCGACTGA
- a CDS encoding acyl-CoA synthetase, whose translation MSAANPYNTHLDKNPANYVPLSPLGFLERAAFVYPNRVSVIHGDLRYTWKQTYDRCRRLGSALAARGIGVGDTVAVMAANTPAAYEAAFGVPMTGGVICALNIRLDAEAIAFMLQHGEAKVLLTDREFSPTIKKALSLLDKKPIVIDIDDAAVTTGELLGEMEYEAFIAGGDPEYAWVWPSDEWDAIALNYTSGTTGNPKGVVYHHRGAYINALGNVVNWGMTGHPVYLWTLPMFHCNGWCFPWTLAALAGTNVCLRRVDGGHMFAAIETHKVTHMCGAPIVMGMLINAPEKDRRPLPHPVEFMTAAAPPPAAVIGRLESQGFKITHVYGLTEVYGPATVCAWKEEWDELPLDERAKMKSRQGVRYVNEEAMMVADPVSLVPVPKDGATMGEVFYRGNVVMKGYLKNPSATQEAFAGGWFHTGDLGVWHADGYIELKDRSKDIIISGGENISTIEVEGVLYQHPAVGEAAVVARPDEKWGETPCAFIGLKEGATVTSDEIIAFCRQRLAHYKCPRTVVFTNLPKTSTGKVQKFVLREMAKKIAD comes from the coding sequence ATGTCCGCAGCCAATCCCTACAACACCCATCTCGACAAGAATCCGGCCAATTACGTGCCGCTGAGCCCGCTGGGCTTTCTCGAGCGCGCGGCCTTCGTCTATCCGAACCGCGTTTCGGTGATTCACGGTGATCTGCGCTATACCTGGAAGCAGACCTACGACCGGTGCCGGCGGCTGGGCTCGGCCCTGGCGGCGCGGGGCATCGGGGTGGGCGACACCGTGGCGGTGATGGCGGCCAACACGCCCGCCGCCTACGAGGCGGCCTTCGGCGTGCCCATGACCGGCGGCGTGATCTGCGCGCTGAACATCCGCCTGGACGCAGAAGCCATCGCCTTCATGCTTCAGCATGGCGAGGCCAAGGTGCTGCTCACCGACCGGGAATTCTCGCCGACCATCAAGAAGGCGCTGTCGCTCCTGGACAAGAAGCCCATCGTCATCGACATCGACGACGCGGCGGTGACCACCGGCGAATTGCTGGGCGAGATGGAGTACGAGGCGTTCATCGCCGGCGGCGATCCCGAATACGCCTGGGTCTGGCCGTCCGACGAATGGGACGCCATCGCTCTCAACTACACCTCGGGCACCACCGGCAATCCCAAGGGCGTGGTCTACCACCACCGTGGCGCCTACATCAACGCGCTGGGCAATGTCGTCAACTGGGGGATGACAGGGCATCCGGTCTATCTGTGGACCCTGCCCATGTTCCACTGCAACGGCTGGTGCTTCCCCTGGACCCTGGCGGCCCTGGCCGGCACCAACGTCTGCCTGCGCCGGGTGGACGGCGGCCATATGTTCGCGGCCATCGAGACGCACAAGGTCACCCACATGTGCGGCGCGCCCATCGTCATGGGCATGCTGATCAATGCGCCCGAGAAGGATCGCCGGCCGCTGCCCCATCCGGTGGAGTTCATGACCGCCGCCGCGCCGCCGCCCGCCGCGGTGATCGGCCGGCTGGAATCCCAGGGCTTCAAGATCACCCACGTCTACGGCCTGACCGAGGTCTATGGCCCGGCCACCGTCTGCGCCTGGAAGGAGGAGTGGGACGAACTGCCGCTGGACGAGCGGGCCAAGATGAAGTCGCGCCAGGGCGTGCGCTACGTCAACGAGGAGGCGATGATGGTCGCCGATCCGGTATCCCTGGTTCCGGTGCCCAAGGACGGCGCCACCATGGGCGAGGTGTTCTACCGCGGCAACGTAGTGATGAAGGGCTACCTCAAGAATCCCTCGGCCACCCAGGAGGCCTTTGCGGGCGGCTGGTTCCACACCGGCGACCTGGGCGTCTGGCACGCCGACGGCTATATCGAGCTGAAGGACCGTTCCAAGGACATCATCATCTCGGGCGGCGAGAACATCTCGACCATTGAGGTGGAAGGCGTGCTCTACCAGCATCCGGCGGTGGGCGAGGCCGCCGTGGTGGCCCGGCCCGACGAGAAGTGGGGCGAGACGCCCTGCGCCTTCATCGGCCTGAAGGAAGGGGCGACGGTCACCTCGGACGAGATCATCGCCTTCTGCCGCCAGCGTCTGGCCCACTACAAATGCCCGCGCACCGTGGTCTTCACCAATTTGCCGAAGACCTCCACCGGCAAGGTACAGAAATTCGTCCTGCGGGAAATGGCCAAGAAAATCGCCGACTGA
- the rpsB gene encoding 30S ribosomal protein S2: MALPTFTMRQLVEAGVHFGHNTRRWNPKMASYLFGVRNGIHIIDLQQSVPMLHRAMQAVRDVTAGGGRVLFVGTKHQASEVVAESAKRCGQYFVNHRWLGGMLTNWKTISNSIKRLRELDEQLASGALSALTKKEQLVLSREKEKLDRALGGIKDMGGLPDILFIIDTNKEALAVQEANKLGIPVVAIIDSNCDPAGITYPIPGNDDAIRAIQTYCDLMSGAVLDGIQAEITRGGGDVGASAEAPVEQIPEVVAEAAAEEAAAQA; the protein is encoded by the coding sequence ATGGCTCTGCCCACGTTCACCATGCGTCAGCTCGTCGAAGCCGGCGTCCATTTCGGTCACAACACCCGTCGCTGGAACCCGAAGATGGCTTCGTACCTCTTCGGCGTGCGCAACGGCATCCACATCATCGACCTGCAGCAGTCGGTGCCCATGCTGCACCGCGCCATGCAGGCGGTGCGCGACGTGACCGCCGGCGGCGGCCGCGTCCTGTTCGTCGGCACCAAGCACCAGGCCTCCGAAGTGGTCGCCGAGTCGGCCAAGCGTTGCGGCCAGTACTTCGTGAACCACCGCTGGCTCGGCGGCATGCTGACCAACTGGAAGACCATTTCCAACTCCATCAAGCGCCTGCGCGAGCTGGACGAGCAGCTGGCCTCCGGCGCCCTGTCGGCGCTGACCAAGAAGGAACAGCTGGTCCTGTCGCGCGAGAAGGAGAAGCTGGATCGCGCGCTGGGCGGCATCAAGGATATGGGCGGCCTGCCCGACATCCTGTTCATCATCGACACCAACAAGGAAGCCCTGGCCGTTCAGGAAGCCAACAAGCTGGGCATTCCGGTGGTGGCGATCATCGATTCCAACTGCGATCCGGCCGGCATCACCTATCCGATCCCCGGCAATGACGACGCCATCCGCGCCATCCAGACCTATTGCGATCTGATGTCGGGCGCCGTGCTGGACGGCATCCAGGCCGAGATCACCCGTGGCGGCGGCGACGTCGGCGCCTCGGCCGAAGCTCCGGTCGAGCAGATTCCGGAAGTGGTCGCCGAGGCGGCCGCCGAGGAAGCTGCCGCCCAGGCCTAA